A stretch of the Mesorhizobium huakuii genome encodes the following:
- a CDS encoding ceramidase domain-containing protein → MWKILLTPVDLYCERTGPGLWAEPTNALTNLAFIAAGLWGVREVRRCKAGAFAEVLAWWVVAIGIGSTIFHTFATKGTIWADILPIAGFTLAYTLFNLRRFLRMEWGKAIAVFVIFYAVAGALTFAVPDWLRQASNGTTSYLPPFLALAFFGVWVAASGNRAGWYNLAGSAIFVVSAICRMIDPMVCASFPLGTHFLWHIFNALMLGVLLAATARFGKARGVGE, encoded by the coding sequence ATGTGGAAGATTCTCCTGACCCCGGTCGATCTCTATTGCGAGCGGACCGGACCTGGACTTTGGGCCGAGCCGACGAATGCTTTGACCAACCTCGCTTTCATTGCCGCGGGATTATGGGGCGTGCGGGAAGTACGCCGATGCAAGGCCGGCGCTTTCGCCGAGGTGCTGGCCTGGTGGGTGGTGGCGATCGGCATCGGCTCGACGATCTTCCATACCTTTGCCACCAAGGGCACGATCTGGGCCGATATCCTGCCGATTGCCGGTTTCACGCTCGCCTATACGCTGTTCAATCTGCGCCGCTTCCTGCGCATGGAATGGGGCAAGGCGATCGCGGTCTTTGTCATCTTTTACGCGGTGGCAGGGGCGCTAACCTTCGCCGTGCCGGACTGGCTGCGCCAGGCATCGAACGGCACGACAAGCTATCTGCCGCCATTCCTGGCGCTCGCCTTCTTCGGTGTCTGGGTGGCGGCCAGCGGCAACCGGGCCGGCTGGTACAATCTGGCGGGGTCGGCGATCTTCGTGGTGTCCGCTATCTGCCGGATGATCGACCCGATGGTCTGCGCCAGCTTTCCGCTCGGCACACATTTCCTGTGGCACATCTTCAACGCGCTGATGCTGGGGGTGCTGCTGGCGGCGACGGCGCGGTTTGGGAAAGCGAGGGGAGTAGGGGAGTAG
- the acnA gene encoding aconitate hydratase AcnA, with protein sequence MSKSLDSFNCRRTLTAGGTEYTYFDLIEAEKNGLTGIAQLPYSMKVLLENLLRNEDGRSVTKESIQAVAGWLTDKGTAGVEIAYRPARVLMQDFTGVPAVVDLAAMRDAMASLGGDPQKINPLVPVDLVIDHSVIVDEFGTPMAFARNVELEYERNEERYKFLKWGQQAFRNFRVVPPGTGICHQVNLEYLGQVVWTNTEDGETTAYPDTCVGTDSHTTMINGLGVLGWGVGGIEAEAAMLGQPVSMLLPEVIGFRLTGKLKEGVTATDLVLTVTQMLRKKGVVGKFVEFFGPGLSNMTLADRATIGNMAPEYGATCGFFPVDPETIRYLTMSGREESRIALVEAYSKAQGMWREAGSADPVFTDLLELELSSVVPSMAGPKRPEGRVALEGIPAGFAKAMETEYKKAAEISKRYAVEGTDHDLGHGDVVIAAITSCTNTSNPSVLIGAGLLARNANRLGLKQKPWVKTSLAPGSQVVAEYLEKSGLQKELDQIGFNLVGFGCTTCIGNSGPLPAPISKTINDKGLIAAAVLSGNRNFEGRVSPDVQANYLASPPLVVAHALAGTVTKDLTTEPLGEDKNGNPVYLKDIWPSSVEIQEFIEKNVTRELFARKYADVFKGDEYWQNVKAPEGQTYAWDDNSTYVQNPPYFAGMTAGFGKIGDIKGARVLGLFGDKITTDHISPAGSIKAASPAGKYLTDHGVGVADFNQYGTRRGNHEVMMRGTFANIRIRNHMLGENGREGGYTIHYPSKEEQSIYDAAMEYKKEGVPLVIFAGVEYGNGSSRDWAAKGTNLLGVRAVIAQSFERIHRSNLVGMGVIPFVFEEGTSWASLNLKGDELVEIDGLSTIKPRQTMTAKVTYGDGAVKNVPIICRIDTLDELDYFKNGGILQYVLRDLAA encoded by the coding sequence GTGTCAAAATCCCTCGATAGTTTCAATTGCCGTCGCACGCTGACCGCGGGCGGCACCGAGTACACCTATTTCGACCTCATCGAGGCCGAGAAGAACGGCCTCACCGGCATTGCCCAGCTGCCCTATTCGATGAAGGTGCTGCTGGAGAACCTCTTGCGCAACGAGGACGGCCGCTCCGTCACCAAGGAATCGATCCAGGCGGTCGCCGGCTGGCTGACCGACAAGGGCACCGCCGGCGTCGAGATCGCCTATCGCCCGGCCCGCGTGCTGATGCAGGATTTCACCGGCGTTCCGGCCGTGGTCGACCTTGCCGCCATGCGCGACGCCATGGCTTCGCTCGGCGGCGACCCGCAGAAGATCAATCCGCTGGTGCCGGTCGACCTCGTCATCGACCATTCCGTCATCGTCGACGAATTCGGCACGCCGATGGCCTTCGCCCGCAATGTCGAGCTCGAATATGAGCGCAACGAGGAACGTTACAAGTTCCTGAAATGGGGCCAGCAGGCGTTCCGCAACTTCCGCGTCGTGCCGCCCGGCACGGGCATCTGCCACCAGGTCAACCTGGAATATCTCGGCCAGGTCGTGTGGACCAATACCGAGGACGGCGAAACCACTGCCTACCCCGACACCTGCGTCGGTACCGATTCGCACACCACGATGATCAACGGCCTTGGCGTGCTCGGCTGGGGCGTCGGCGGCATCGAGGCCGAGGCGGCCATGCTCGGCCAGCCGGTCTCCATGCTTCTGCCCGAAGTCATCGGCTTCCGCCTCACCGGCAAGTTGAAGGAAGGCGTCACCGCCACCGACCTGGTGCTCACCGTCACCCAGATGCTGCGCAAGAAGGGTGTTGTCGGCAAGTTCGTCGAATTCTTCGGCCCGGGCCTGTCCAACATGACGCTCGCCGACCGCGCCACCATCGGCAACATGGCGCCCGAATATGGCGCCACCTGCGGCTTCTTCCCGGTCGATCCGGAAACCATCCGCTACCTGACAATGTCCGGCCGCGAGGAAAGCCGCATCGCGCTGGTCGAAGCCTATTCCAAGGCGCAAGGCATGTGGCGCGAGGCCGGCTCAGCCGATCCGGTCTTCACCGACCTGCTCGAACTGGAGCTGAGCAGCGTGGTGCCGTCAATGGCCGGCCCCAAGCGGCCCGAGGGCCGCGTCGCGCTGGAAGGCATCCCGGCCGGCTTCGCCAAGGCGATGGAGACCGAATACAAGAAGGCGGCCGAAATCTCCAAGCGCTACGCCGTCGAAGGCACCGACCATGATCTCGGCCATGGCGACGTCGTCATCGCCGCCATCACCTCCTGCACCAACACCTCGAACCCGAGCGTGCTGATCGGCGCGGGCTTGCTCGCCCGCAACGCCAACCGGCTCGGCCTCAAGCAGAAGCCGTGGGTAAAGACCTCGCTCGCCCCCGGCAGCCAGGTCGTCGCCGAGTATCTCGAAAAGTCCGGCCTGCAGAAGGAGCTCGACCAGATCGGCTTCAACCTGGTCGGCTTCGGCTGCACCACCTGCATCGGCAATTCCGGCCCGCTGCCGGCACCGATCTCCAAGACCATCAACGACAAGGGCTTGATTGCCGCGGCGGTCTTGTCCGGCAACCGCAACTTCGAAGGCCGCGTCTCGCCCGACGTGCAGGCCAACTATCTGGCGTCACCGCCGCTGGTCGTCGCGCACGCGCTGGCCGGCACCGTCACCAAGGACCTCACGACCGAGCCGCTCGGCGAGGACAAGAACGGCAATCCGGTCTACCTCAAGGACATCTGGCCGAGCTCGGTCGAGATCCAGGAGTTCATCGAGAAGAACGTCACCCGCGAGCTGTTCGCCCGCAAATATGCCGACGTCTTCAAGGGCGACGAATACTGGCAGAACGTCAAGGCGCCGGAAGGCCAGACCTATGCCTGGGACGACAATTCGACCTATGTGCAGAACCCGCCGTATTTTGCAGGGATGACCGCCGGTTTCGGCAAGATCGGCGACATCAAGGGCGCCCGCGTGCTCGGCCTGTTCGGCGACAAGATCACCACCGACCACATCTCGCCGGCGGGTTCGATCAAGGCCGCCTCGCCGGCCGGCAAGTATCTTACCGACCATGGCGTCGGCGTCGCCGACTTCAACCAGTACGGCACGCGGCGCGGCAATCATGAGGTGATGATGCGCGGCACCTTCGCCAACATCCGCATCCGCAACCACATGCTGGGCGAGAACGGTCGCGAGGGCGGCTACACCATCCACTACCCGTCGAAGGAAGAGCAATCGATCTACGACGCGGCGATGGAGTACAAGAAGGAAGGCGTGCCGCTGGTCATCTTCGCCGGCGTCGAATACGGCAACGGTTCGTCGCGCGACTGGGCGGCCAAGGGCACGAACCTGCTTGGCGTCCGCGCCGTCATCGCCCAGTCCTTCGAGCGCATCCACCGCTCCAACCTGGTCGGCATGGGCGTCATCCCCTTCGTCTTCGAGGAAGGCACGTCCTGGGCCTCGCTCAACCTCAAGGGCGACGAACTGGTCGAGATCGACGGATTGAGCACGATCAAGCCGCGCCAGACGATGACCGCCAAGGTCACCTATGGCGACGGCGCGGTGAAGAACGTGCCGATCATCTGCCGCATCGATACGCTGGACGAGCTCGACTACTTCAAGAACGGCGGCATTTTGCAGTACGTGCTGCGAGATCTGGCAGCGTAG
- the ccmA gene encoding heme ABC exporter ATP-binding protein CcmA, whose translation MRLIAENLGGERGGESVFSGVGFDLGDGQALVVTGPNGSGKSTLLRIIAGLLPKAEGRLLHEGGGDAFPSIASACHYLGHQNAMKTALSVAENLRFWRDFNGSGDSSVEEALETVGLGGIGHLPFGYLSTGQRRRAAIAKLLVSRRPLWLLDEPTAGLDKASEERFAGLMAGHCAGGGMIVAATHLPLGIEAAKELVMGQAF comes from the coding sequence ATGCGGCTTATCGCCGAAAATCTGGGCGGCGAACGCGGCGGCGAGAGCGTGTTTTCCGGGGTTGGCTTTGACCTCGGGGATGGCCAGGCGCTGGTCGTCACCGGGCCGAACGGATCGGGCAAATCGACCTTGCTCAGGATCATCGCCGGGCTGCTGCCGAAGGCGGAAGGCCGGTTGCTGCACGAAGGCGGTGGCGATGCCTTTCCGTCGATCGCTTCGGCCTGTCACTATCTCGGCCACCAGAATGCGATGAAGACGGCGCTCAGCGTGGCGGAGAATTTGCGCTTCTGGCGCGACTTCAATGGCAGTGGCGATTCGAGCGTCGAAGAGGCGCTGGAGACCGTGGGGCTCGGTGGCATCGGCCATCTGCCGTTCGGCTATCTCTCGACCGGGCAAAGGCGGCGCGCGGCGATCGCGAAGCTTTTGGTCAGCCGTCGACCGCTGTGGCTGCTCGATGAGCCGACGGCGGGATTGGACAAGGCTTCGGAAGAACGGTTTGCGGGGTTGATGGCAGGGCACTGCGCCGGAGGCGGGATGATTGTCGCGGCGACGCATCTGCCGCTGGGGATCGAGGCGGCGAAGGAATTGGTGATGGGGCAGGCATTTTGA
- a CDS encoding Imm50 family immunity protein — protein MWPLRIENPIFLQTVYGNYPDLSSVEITSATMGRDGPSMHLSFISTIRPYRPPAKWGEFNAVSFGLEFIAVETISLRKFESHGWSAIKMWDDAGKILLTCEGAVRLSLTCQFMRIKSMSGVLRSQ, from the coding sequence ATGTGGCCGCTGCGTATTGAAAATCCGATCTTTCTGCAAACCGTTTACGGCAATTATCCTGACCTGTCGTCCGTCGAGATTACTTCGGCGACGATGGGCCGCGACGGACCCAGCATGCACCTGTCCTTTATCTCGACCATCCGCCCCTATCGGCCACCCGCTAAATGGGGAGAGTTCAACGCCGTGTCTTTCGGACTTGAGTTCATCGCGGTCGAAACGATCAGCCTTCGCAAATTCGAGAGCCATGGCTGGAGTGCAATCAAGATGTGGGATGACGCGGGCAAAATCCTGCTCACCTGCGAAGGTGCTGTCAGGCTGTCGCTGACGTGCCAGTTCATGCGCATCAAAAGCATGTCCGGTGTTTTGCGGTCCCAATGA
- the ccmD gene encoding heme exporter protein CcmD: MSAHALYVTAAYGITAIVLAGLIGWILFDQRARKRELAELEAAGVRRRSDKTVKP; this comes from the coding sequence ATGAGCGCGCACGCCCTTTACGTCACCGCAGCCTATGGCATCACCGCCATCGTGCTGGCCGGACTGATTGGCTGGATTCTGTTCGACCAGCGGGCGCGCAAGCGCGAACTTGCCGAACTCGAAGCGGCCGGCGTGCGGCGGCGTTCCGACAAGACGGTGAAGCCGTGA